Proteins encoded in a region of the Clostridia bacterium genome:
- a CDS encoding class I SAM-dependent methyltransferase, producing MTVEEILEKWSLKNQNKQAGVAMWNSMAESFGEHEAPTFEDDHFLRLLQQHHMFNQDSLVLDVGSGTGQYALALAAHCKEVVGIDFSPSMVEIAKQKAAEKNIPNASFQWADWHELDLKKQEWEGKFDLVIARLTPAVQSAGTFLKLSQASRGWCVWSKPTRRTDPVSDEIRKLVGIQEKHESSDVDILYAFALLWQQGRLPYLDYEQQRWEMKKTLEQAYGLYINRMKTYRDLSPEEEERIKQYLQSIAKDGLVYEEVNTTVTTIYWRV from the coding sequence ATGACAGTTGAAGAGATTTTGGAAAAATGGTCTTTGAAAAACCAAAACAAACAGGCCGGTGTTGCTATGTGGAACTCCATGGCGGAAAGCTTTGGCGAGCACGAGGCACCTACCTTCGAGGATGACCACTTTTTGCGGCTGCTGCAGCAGCACCACATGTTTAATCAAGATTCTCTTGTGCTGGATGTGGGCAGCGGCACCGGGCAATACGCGCTGGCCCTCGCAGCACATTGTAAAGAGGTGGTTGGCATTGACTTTTCCCCCTCTATGGTGGAAATAGCAAAACAAAAGGCGGCGGAAAAAAATATACCCAATGCCAGTTTTCAATGGGCCGACTGGCATGAACTGGACCTAAAAAAGCAGGAATGGGAAGGGAAATTTGATCTTGTTATAGCGCGTTTGACCCCGGCGGTCCAAAGTGCCGGTACCTTTCTAAAGCTTTCCCAGGCCAGCCGGGGCTGGTGTGTGTGGTCAAAACCCACCCGTCGTACCGATCCGGTATCGGATGAAATTAGAAAACTGGTCGGTATCCAGGAAAAACATGAAAGCAGCGATGTGGACATCCTGTATGCCTTTGCGTTGTTATGGCAGCAGGGACGGCTACCCTATCTTGACTACGAACAGCAGCGTTGGGAGATGAAAAAGACCCTGGAACAGGCATACGGCCTGTATATTAACAGGATGAAAACATATCGTGACCTTTCTCCCGAGGAAGAGGAAAGGATAAAACAATACCTGCAATCCATTGCCAAAGACGGGCTGGTATATGAAGAGGTCAATACTACGGTCACAACCATCTACTGGCGTGTTTAA
- a CDS encoding iron ABC transporter substrate-binding protein, with protein sequence MIKEKVLGIILVTALFLGGCAADVSTPAPAPGETRMVTDAFGRQVEIPQKVETVAAIGGAARILTYAGCADKLVGVTDMDKQNIAAMPYSVVNAAHFANLPSVGSGGANDTPYIEELVTLAPDVIIGLTDENTIKNVAEKTGIPTIGIYPEGMFDESFYAALALIGQVMGTEERSAKVIDFIKECQADLDRRTRDIPEAEKPTVYVGAVSFRGAHGFEGTHANYPPLTAIHAKNVADETGEQGAFIVDLEKVIVWDPDIIFLNPTNMDLVNDHYGKNKAFYQSLKAVQNGQVYTQISYNYNWTNMEIAIANAYYAGKVIYPERFTDIDPVEKADEIFTVLLGQPFYDRLARDGMRFEQITLGE encoded by the coding sequence ATGATCAAAGAAAAGGTGCTCGGGATAATCCTCGTCACGGCCTTGTTTTTGGGTGGATGTGCTGCCGATGTTTCGACGCCTGCCCCTGCTCCCGGGGAAACCCGCATGGTGACGGATGCCTTTGGCAGGCAGGTAGAAATACCGCAAAAAGTTGAGACCGTGGCGGCCATCGGGGGGGCCGCCCGCATCCTCACTTACGCCGGGTGTGCGGACAAGTTGGTGGGCGTGACGGATATGGATAAACAAAATATCGCGGCGATGCCCTATTCCGTGGTCAATGCCGCGCATTTTGCGAACCTTCCCTCCGTGGGGAGCGGCGGTGCTAACGATACGCCCTATATCGAAGAATTGGTGACCCTGGCGCCGGATGTAATTATCGGCTTAACCGATGAGAATACGATTAAGAACGTGGCGGAAAAGACCGGTATTCCTACCATCGGCATCTACCCGGAAGGGATGTTTGACGAAAGTTTTTATGCTGCCCTGGCATTGATTGGCCAAGTCATGGGTACGGAGGAGAGAAGTGCCAAAGTAATTGATTTTATTAAAGAGTGCCAGGCCGATTTGGATCGCCGGACCCGGGACATTCCCGAGGCGGAAAAACCTACGGTCTATGTGGGGGCCGTGAGCTTCCGGGGCGCCCATGGCTTTGAAGGTACCCATGCCAATTATCCCCCTTTGACCGCCATTCATGCCAAGAACGTGGCCGATGAAACCGGCGAACAAGGGGCGTTTATAGTGGACTTGGAAAAAGTGATTGTTTGGGATCCGGATATCATCTTTCTTAATCCCACCAATATGGATCTCGTCAACGACCACTATGGGAAGAACAAAGCCTTTTACCAGAGCCTGAAAGCAGTGCAAAACGGCCAAGTCTATACGCAGATATCTTACAATTACAATTGGACCAATATGGAGATCGCCATTGCCAATGCTTATTATGCCGGCAAAGTGATTTATCCGGAAAGGTTTACCGATATCGATCCGGTTGAGAAAGCGGACGAGATCTTTACCGTCCTGTTGGGTCAGCCCTTCTATGACCGGCTGGCCCGGGATGGTATGAGATTTGAGCAGATCACCCTAGGAGAATAG
- a CDS encoding formylmethanofuran dehydrogenase, giving the protein MRKQLWDKAVAFHGHECPGLAIGVKACEAAMEKMQIGFSPDEEIVCVTENDACGVDAVQAIFGCTLGKGNLLYRGTGKQAFSFFERKTGKKLRVYLKGQKGPDMDRAEWQEYLLNAPVDEIFSFSEPKFDLPEKAKIFPTVTCAVCGEGAPEHKMRLQDGKTVCADCFKDYSRGW; this is encoded by the coding sequence ATGAGGAAGCAGTTGTGGGACAAAGCCGTTGCTTTTCACGGGCATGAGTGCCCGGGACTGGCTATTGGCGTTAAGGCTTGCGAAGCCGCCATGGAAAAAATGCAGATCGGGTTTTCCCCCGACGAAGAAATCGTCTGTGTGACGGAAAACGACGCCTGCGGGGTGGATGCCGTTCAGGCCATTTTCGGCTGTACTTTAGGAAAAGGAAACTTGCTCTACCGGGGGACGGGAAAACAAGCTTTTTCCTTCTTTGAACGCAAGACCGGGAAAAAACTGCGTGTTTATCTCAAGGGACAAAAGGGTCCGGATATGGATCGGGCCGAGTGGCAGGAGTATTTGTTAAACGCCCCTGTGGACGAAATCTTTTCTTTTTCGGAACCCAAATTCGACCTACCCGAAAAGGCTAAGATTTTTCCGACCGTCACCTGCGCCGTCTGCGGCGAGGGGGCACCGGAGCACAAGATGCGCCTGCAAGACGGCAAGACCGTATGTGCTGACTGTTTTAAAGATTATTCGCGAGGCTGGTAG